CGTCCCGAGTCGGGACGATCCGGCCAGGGGGTCCAAGGGGCCACGCGCTTCAGAGGGGCACGGGCACGCTGTGCGTCACATCGTAGAACGTCAGCAGTTCCGGCGTTACGCCCGCGGGGAGCTGGTAGGCGATGACGACCTCCCCGGTGGCGCCGCTGCCGAGGCTGTCGGGCATGGAAGCGCCCGAGCTCCAGTGGTAGTTGTACGCAACGCCGTCAGAGCCGGTCAGCCGGAAGAAGTATGGGGTTAGGTACAGGGGATCGGCATCGCCGTTGGTGATGTTCAGGCGGACCTGGACGATGCCCCCCTCGGAAGCGCTCGGGGACGCCATCGGACGGACCGAGGATATGCTGACCTTCACCGCTCCGGAGCCATCGTAGCCGGCCTCCAGGGGCCCGCGGGCCTGCCGGTCCAGGGACACCACCGCGACGATCGAGCCCAGTATGGCGACGATTGTGAGCGCGGAGATGATCATGACCTGCTTTTCTGTTATCATTTTCTCGGCTTTCGGCGAGAAAGGTTTCTAGGATTTAACAAACTCCCCTCGAAAAGTCGCTCCATGGCCGGGAAACCCGACGAGGGGGCCTTCCAGCAGGAAATTGACAACAGCAATGCTCATGGGTGGTTGCTATGAGGGCCCAGGCGGGCCGAGGGGGCGGCCCCGCCTCCCGAGGCCAGTGGGCTCGAGCCACATCGTTGCGGCCCGCTCGAGGCCATGAGCGCGGACCAACGCTTATATCCCGCCCGATAATACTGGAACTATGCGCTGCTCGCACTGTCAGGAGTGCTGCCGGGAGACCATGATGGAGCTCTCCCGCGCCGACATATCACGCCTTGAGCGGAGGGGGTACCGCAGGGATGACTTCTGCTACGTCGGCGTGGACGGCATACCCCGCCTGAAGAACGCGGGGGTGTGGTGCTTCTTCTACGACCCGGAGCGCAGGAGGTGCCGCGAATATCAGTCCAGGCCCCTGGGCTGCGCCCTCTATCCCGTCAACATCGACGAGGACGGCGCATTCATGATCGACGCCCTCTGCCCCGAGGGCGATACCCTGACCCACCAGGAGCTTAAGCTCAAGGGGAAGAGGTTGAAGGCGCTCATCGCCACCATCGACGCGGAAGCGAAAAAGTGATCATTCCGGCCGGAGGACCAGGGAGGCCGCGCCCACCGCTCCCGCCTCGTCGCCCAGTTGTGACCGCGAGATCCTCAGCGATGGCCTGATGGGAGGAAGCACCGCCTCCATGATCCCGTCTCGGACCTCCTCGAACATGCCCCGGAACCCTTGGATCACCGAACCGCCCAGCACCACCAGCTCGGGGTCGAAGCAGTTCACCACGCTGGCCGTACCGGACGCCAGGGCGGAGACGGCGGAGGCCCTGATGCTCATGGCCAGAGGGTCCTCCTCCGAAGCGGCCCGGGAGACCTCGCGGGCGGTGATGGCGTCGGCGTCGCCGTCGACCATGCCGAGGAGGTGCCGGCCCGCGATGGGTTCGCTGGTGACTAGCTCCCTGGCCCGCGCGGCGATCCCCATGCCGCCGGCGTAGGATTCCACGCACCCGTTCCGCCCGCAGGTGCACCT
The sequence above is a segment of the Methanomassiliicoccus luminyensis B10 genome. Coding sequences within it:
- a CDS encoding DUF4352 domain-containing protein — protein: MITEKQVMIISALTIVAILGSIVAVVSLDRQARGPLEAGYDGSGAVKVSISSVRPMASPSASEGGIVQVRLNITNGDADPLYLTPYFFRLTGSDGVAYNYHWSSGASMPDSLGSGATGEVVIAYQLPAGVTPELLTFYDVTHSVPVPL
- a CDS encoding ROK family protein encodes the protein FTGTGVGGGAVIGGRLLGGTTGCGAHFGHVSVALDGPRCTCGRNGCVESYAGGMGIAARARELVTSEPIAGRHLLGMVDGDADAITAREVSRAASEEDPLAMSIRASAVSALASGTASVVNCFDPELVVLGGSVIQGFRGMFEEVRDGIMEAVLPPIRPSLRISRSQLGDEAGAVGAASLVLRPE
- a CDS encoding YkgJ family cysteine cluster protein, which encodes MRCSHCQECCRETMMELSRADISRLERRGYRRDDFCYVGVDGIPRLKNAGVWCFFYDPERRRCREYQSRPLGCALYPVNIDEDGAFMIDALCPEGDTLTHQELKLKGKRLKALIATIDAEAKK